TCTCGGTCTATGGCCTGCTTCAGTTTTTCGGGCAGTTGCTTTGCTTCTGCGTTGGGGGTCATCCATTTCCAGAATGCGGTGTGGTTCCAGGCACCGCCACCGTTGTTTTGCACTGCCGCCTTCAGCGCAGCAGGCAGGCTGCCTATGTTTTCAAACAGCTCCTCCAGGCTTTTGCCATCCTCGGGCTTGCCCTCCAGGGCGGCATTCAGCTTGGTGATGTAAGCGTTGTGGTGCTTGCTGTGGTGTATCTCCATCGTCTGCGCGTCTACGTAGGGCTCCAGCGCATTGTAGGCATAGGGCAGATTGGGTAGGGAATAGCTCATCGGTATTTTAAAGATTAGGGTTTGGGTAATGAGCTAGCAAATTACACCAGCTTTTGGTTCCGTGCCACACCCCTAGGCGGTCTTTACTACCTCAAATGGAACCTTCACTAGCCTACTGTAGTCCTCGCCGGCCTCTACCAGGTCTTCATCTTCCTCCTCGGCATACCACACTACCTGTACAGAGTCGGTCTTTTCATGCAACTTCTCCAGCCGACGAAACATGTCCAGGATGCATTTGCTGCTGCTGGTGTTAAAGTATTCCAGCTTCATTTCCACCTGCATGCTGTGCGTTAGCTGGGTGCCATACTGGTCTAGCCAGCTGTATACCTTGCGATAAAAGCCTGCACTGTCTTCGGGTATGCTGCGGCCCTCTACCACATAGATGCTTTTTTCGGCGTCACACACAACCTTGGGTGTCTTGTCGGTGGGTTCTATTACCAGGTTTCTCATGGCGTGGGTGGGTTTGGTTTTTTGTACTGGGTACTGTACGAAATAAATGACCCAAAGGGTTGTCGATTTTTTTTATCGATCAGCCCTTTTTTTCTTCCGTTTAGTGCCTGAAAATGCAAAGCGGGTAGGTGTTGCGCCCGGGTGCTGTGCCCAGGTATCATCAAAATTACAGGCCTGCACACCAGTCTTTTTGTGCAGGCGGGCGGCGAATCCTTTCTTGGGCCTGTGCAATTACTATATTTGCGCCAATTTTAACCCCTATCGTACGCACTATGTACTGGACACTCGAGCTTGCATCCCACCTGGAGGACGCGCCCTGGCCTGCCACCCGAGATGAGCTGATCGATTATGCGATTCGCACAGGTGCCCCTATGGAAGTAGTGGAAAACCTGCAGGAGCTGCAGGACGACGAGCAGCCCTATGAGAGCATAGAGGAGATCTGGCCCGATTATCCTACCAAAGAGGATTTTCTCTTTAACGAGGACGAGTACTAGCACCAGGCCCGCTTGTGGCACCCCGCTTGTGGCACCGCCACCAGCTGTGTGGCCGCAGGCACTGTGCCCCTGTGGGGGCTAGGCTATGTACGGGGGCTAGCGCTACGGGCAGAGGGCATTCCTGATCGGGGTTCCGCCGTTGGCGGTATTTTTCGTGTATTACTTTTATGGGCTATGGTCACTATGGTGTGCCCATACGAGGGCTGTGCGCTAGTGGTACTTCCATAGCTCATGCTCTTCCCAGAAGGCGGCGGCATCCCAGTCGCCATTGTTCATGGCTTGCTCCATCCAGTTGGCGGCTTGCTTATAGTCTTTGGGCACGCCCAGGACATGGTAATACATTTCTCCCATTCTGTTTTGTGCTTTTGCGTTTC
This genomic window from Bacteroidota bacterium contains:
- a CDS encoding superoxide dismutase → MSYSLPNLPYAYNALEPYVDAQTMEIHHSKHHNAYITKLNAALEGKPEDGKSLEELFENIGSLPAALKAAVQNNGGGAWNHTAFWKWMTPNAEAKQLPEKLKQAIDRDFGGLEPLKAAFADAAATVFGSGWAWIVQTADGKLKVSKTANQENPLMKLPTVADNGTPILGIDVWEHAYYLKHQNKRPDYIEAFWNVINWQYAGSLLK
- a CDS encoding DUF1987 domain-containing protein; translation: MRNLVIEPTDKTPKVVCDAEKSIYVVEGRSIPEDSAGFYRKVYSWLDQYGTQLTHSMQVEMKLEYFNTSSSKCILDMFRRLEKLHEKTDSVQVVWYAEEEDEDLVEAGEDYSRLVKVPFEVVKTA
- a CDS encoding DUF2795 domain-containing protein, with protein sequence MYWTLELASHLEDAPWPATRDELIDYAIRTGAPMEVVENLQELQDDEQPYESIEEIWPDYPTKEDFLFNEDEY